The following proteins are co-located in the Microplitis demolitor isolate Queensland-Clemson2020A chromosome 3, iyMicDemo2.1a, whole genome shotgun sequence genome:
- the LOC128667449 gene encoding uncharacterized protein LOC128667449 has product MAKSLERSSKDLKPSIKSSTNFSQKSSKNLKGPRRQPYSHQLSTGEQHKTTNQLPKTSSYRQSWKKQGGPVSSKKRQIFSDASLTGWSACCGTEKAHGFWNNDERKNPINFLELQAAFFGLKCFATSYISSKDNITADYESRRLESETEYSLSLQAFTQLCETFGYPEIDLFASRINTKCYKYVSWKKVPGSIAIDAFTLDWSKFFFYAFPPFALIPKGTSSSQLPAFPGGRNLIKQMYSLKEISSTTSEISIASLSDSSLRQYESALKKWWNFCHLTNTSVFTAKIPDVLRFLTSEVDKGASYGSVNSLRSAVALILGPELSENPDVKRFCKGVSKIRPPRPKYDSTWNPKIFLDFVSKWFPNDDLSLQHLSYKVVVLLALTTGHRIQTLAAINLNNIDQSDDRIEIKITSQLKTSGPKSTQPNLILPFFTEDTSICVASTLLNYLKRTKDFRGSTSNLFISWKKPHNAVSTQTLSRWIKEVLHLSGIDTSKFTAYSTRHASTSSAKKNGVNIDLIQKTAGWTQSSQTFARFYDRKIIEDCTIFAKTVLSTKK; this is encoded by the exons atggcAAAATCTCTAGAAAGATCATCAAAAGATCTCAAACCGTCAATTAAAtcttcaacaaatttttctcaaaaatctTCAAAAAACTTGAAGGGCCCTCGCCGTCAACCTTACAGTCATCAGTTGTCAACGGGGGAGCAACACAAAACGACCAATCAGCTTCCAAAAACCTCCAGTTACCGTCAGTCTTGGAAAAAACAGGGGGGACCAGTCTCCTCGAAGAAACGAC AGATTTTTTCTGACGCATCGCTCACTGGTTGGAGTGCTTGCTGTGGTACAGAAAAAGCTCATGGATTTTGGAATAATGATGAACGTAAAaatccaattaattttttggaattgCAGGCTGCATTTTTCGGCTTAAAATGTTTCGCTA cttCTTACATTAGTTCTAAAGATAATATAACTGCTGATTATGAATCTCGACGATTAGAATCAGAAACTGAATACAGCTTATCTTTACAAGCTTTCACTCAACTTTGTGAAACGTTTGGTTATCCGGAAATCGATCTTTTTGCTAGTCGTATTAATACCAAATGCTACAAATACGTTTCATGGAAAAAAGTTCCAGGATCAATTGCAATTGATGCATTTACACTAGATTGgagcaaatttttcttttacgcTTTCCCTCCCTTTGCGTTGATTCCAaag GGAACCTCATCCTCTCAACTCCCAGCTTTCCCTGGTGGGAGGAATCTTATCAAGCAAATGTATAGCTTGAAAGAAATTTCCTCTACTACAAGTGAAATAAGTATTGCTTCACTTTCGGACTCCAGTTTACGCCAATATGAATCAGCATTGAAAAAATGGTGGAATTTTTGTCATCTTACGAATACTTCTGTTTTCACAGCAAAAATTCCGGATGTTCTAAGATTCCTAACAAGCGAAGTGGATAAAGGAGCATCTTATGGATCTGTCAACTCCCTAAGATCAGCTGTTGCTTTAATTTTAGGTCCAGAATTAAGTGAAAATCCGGATGTAAAAAGATTTTGTAAAGGAGTATCAAAAATTCGACCACCTCGTCCTAAATATGATAGTACTTGGAACCCTAAAATTTTCCTTGATTTTGTATCAAAATGGTTCCCAAATGATGACTTATCTTTACAACATTTGTCGTATAAAGTAGTGGTTCTTTTAGCCCTCACTACTGGTCACAGAATCCAAACTTTAGCTgccatcaatttaaataatatagacCAATCGGATGATcgtattgaaattaaaattacaagtcAATTAAAAACGTCAGGACCAAAATCAACTCAACCAAATTTGATCCTTCCTTTTTTTACTGAGGATACATCAATTTGTGTTGCTTCaactcttttaaattatttaaaacggaCTAAAGATTTTCGAGGCAGTAcatcaaatctatttatttcttGGAAAAAACCTCATAATGCAGTTTCTACTCAAACTTTAAGTAGATGGATCAAAGAAGTCCTTCATCTAAGTGGAATAGATACCTCAAAATTTACTGCTTACAGCACACGACATGCTTCAACTTCTTCAGCAAAAAAGAACGGAGTAAACAtagatttaattcaaaaaactgCAGGTTGGACCCAATCTTCGCAAACTTTTGCAAGATTTTATGATCGTAAGATCATAGAAGATTGTACTATTTTTGCCAAAACTGTTttgagtacaaaaaaataa